One window of Dyadobacter sandarakinus genomic DNA carries:
- a CDS encoding TonB-dependent receptor has translation MNKTLTTLLFVLLTYWSVAQSITVTGKVTDERGDVLVGASVVQRGSGNGTITDAGGTYSLNVLGPAAVLVVTYVGYSTIERAVGAGGTQDFQMENATVLNQVTVVGSRNLNRSSTDTPAPVDVIDIREVTTRQGQLDVNQLLQFAAPSFNSNRQTGSDGADHVDPASLRGLGPDQTLVLINGKRRHQSSLVNLFGSRGRGNTGTDLNAIPAAAIERIEILRDGASAQYGSDAIAGVINIVLKETVNQLSANVNAGIYQAKYRFDNKKFDGLNYNVNLNYGVAIAKKGFVNVTADYNFRDHTNRANTVSSEADLARRQYGDPKMGNAALYYNAKIPLGKNVQFYTFGGLNRRNGDAYAWTRFADDDRNIPSIYPNGFDPIITSKIDDRAVTGGFRGVWRSWDIDVSNTYGFNKFHFGVENSLNASFGPLSQTEFDAGGFQLGQNVSNLNVSRYYKNILQGLNVAFGAEYRTERYKIFAGERASYYNYDPAKAGGSQGFPGYSPSDVTNKSRSNVGAYLDLEADVTKNLLIDIAGRFENYSDFGSTVNGKLGLRYKITDALAARGSVSTGFRAPSLAQKYFNSTFTNFVNGQPVEVLLANNNSAVTQALGIPQLKQETSQNASLGLTYTPSARLSVTVDGYYVKVKDRVVLTGQFSDDDKEIGSLLRALRVGKAQFFTNALAYTTTKGLDVIVAHNMPLGAGRLSSTLAANFNWMELGPVNTVPKLAGKEDIYFDDRERRFVLSSAPPSKINLTLDYSVDKWSFMVRLIHFGEIRLTNWDYEQDVYAPKVQTDVTVNYKFTKNISLSLGASNLLNVYPDMSLPALTESGGAWDPVQMGSNGAFYFARLGFRF, from the coding sequence ATGAATAAAACTTTAACAACATTACTTTTTGTACTTCTCACTTATTGGTCAGTAGCTCAAAGCATCACGGTAACCGGAAAAGTTACGGACGAGCGCGGCGATGTGCTGGTGGGAGCGTCGGTTGTACAGAGGGGTTCTGGCAATGGTACCATCACCGATGCCGGCGGTACCTACTCGCTGAATGTGTTGGGACCCGCAGCCGTACTTGTGGTGACTTATGTGGGATACAGCACCATCGAGCGTGCCGTAGGAGCCGGTGGTACGCAGGATTTTCAGATGGAAAATGCGACGGTACTCAACCAGGTGACTGTGGTAGGATCGCGTAATCTTAACCGCTCTTCCACAGACACACCTGCGCCTGTGGACGTGATCGACATACGGGAGGTAACCACCCGGCAGGGTCAGCTGGATGTAAACCAGCTTCTTCAGTTTGCGGCTCCTTCTTTCAATTCTAACCGCCAGACCGGCTCAGACGGTGCGGATCACGTAGATCCGGCTTCACTCCGCGGGCTGGGCCCCGACCAGACGCTGGTCCTGATCAATGGAAAACGCCGGCACCAGTCGTCCCTCGTTAACCTGTTCGGCTCGCGCGGGCGGGGCAATACCGGTACCGACCTGAATGCAATTCCTGCCGCAGCCATCGAGCGCATTGAAATCCTTCGCGACGGAGCATCGGCACAATACGGCTCCGACGCCATTGCCGGGGTGATCAACATCGTACTGAAAGAAACCGTAAATCAGCTTTCTGCCAATGTAAATGCAGGTATTTACCAGGCCAAATACCGGTTTGACAATAAAAAGTTTGATGGTTTAAATTATAATGTAAACCTGAACTATGGGGTGGCCATCGCAAAAAAGGGCTTTGTAAATGTGACGGCCGACTACAACTTTCGCGACCATACCAACCGGGCCAATACGGTCAGCAGCGAGGCGGATCTGGCAAGGCGGCAGTACGGCGACCCTAAGATGGGCAATGCAGCATTGTACTATAACGCGAAAATACCATTGGGCAAAAACGTGCAGTTTTACACGTTTGGCGGACTCAACCGCCGCAATGGAGATGCTTATGCCTGGACACGCTTTGCCGACGATGACCGGAATATCCCATCCATTTATCCCAATGGATTTGACCCGATTATTACCAGTAAGATTGACGACCGCGCAGTTACCGGAGGCTTCCGCGGCGTGTGGCGCTCGTGGGACATTGATGTGAGCAATACGTATGGCTTTAACAAGTTTCATTTCGGGGTTGAGAACTCACTCAATGCATCATTCGGGCCGCTATCGCAGACGGAGTTTGATGCAGGTGGTTTTCAGCTCGGGCAAAATGTTTCAAACCTCAATGTGTCGCGCTACTACAAGAATATTCTGCAGGGGCTGAATGTTGCATTCGGGGCAGAATACCGGACGGAGCGCTACAAGATTTTTGCAGGAGAGCGGGCATCGTATTACAATTATGATCCTGCGAAGGCAGGCGGGTCACAGGGATTTCCAGGGTACAGCCCGTCGGATGTGACCAATAAAAGCCGCTCGAATGTAGGCGCATATCTTGACCTGGAAGCAGACGTCACCAAAAACCTGCTGATAGACATAGCAGGACGCTTTGAAAATTACAGTGATTTCGGAAGTACTGTGAATGGAAAGTTGGGATTGAGGTACAAGATCACTGATGCCCTTGCGGCAAGAGGATCGGTGAGTACGGGCTTCCGGGCACCGTCGCTGGCTCAGAAGTATTTCAATTCAACCTTTACCAACTTTGTGAATGGTCAGCCGGTGGAAGTACTGCTGGCAAACAATAACAGCGCTGTGACCCAGGCATTGGGTATCCCGCAGCTCAAACAGGAAACTTCACAAAATGCCAGCCTGGGACTTACTTATACACCCTCGGCGCGATTGTCGGTGACGGTGGATGGTTATTATGTAAAGGTAAAAGACCGCGTAGTATTGACCGGTCAGTTCAGTGATGATGATAAAGAAATAGGTAGTCTGCTGCGTGCATTGCGGGTGGGAAAAGCGCAGTTTTTTACCAATGCACTGGCTTATACAACGACCAAAGGTCTGGATGTGATTGTGGCGCACAATATGCCGCTTGGTGCTGGCAGGCTGAGTTCAACGCTGGCTGCCAACTTCAACTGGATGGAACTGGGTCCGGTCAATACGGTGCCCAAACTTGCCGGTAAGGAGGATATTTATTTCGATGACCGCGAAAGACGCTTTGTACTTTCGTCGGCACCGCCTTCCAAAATCAACCTTACGCTGGACTACTCCGTGGACAAGTGGAGCTTTATGGTGCGTCTGATACACTTTGGTGAAATCCGGCTGACGAACTGGGATTATGAGCAGGATGTATATGCTCCGAAAGTGCAGACCGACGTGACGGTGAATTACAAGTTTACCAAAAACATCTCCCTGTCACTCGGTGCCAGCAACCTGCTCAATGTTTATCCTGATATGTCGCTGCCGGCATTGACAGAGTCGGGAGGTGCCTGGGATCCCGTACAGATGGGTAGCAATGGTGCTTTTTACTTTGCCAGGTTAGGGTTCAGGTTCTGA
- a CDS encoding DUF3817 domain-containing protein, which translates to MVSSLLKSPLGRLRIVAFLEGISYLVLLGIAMPLKYLAGMPQAVRVVGMAHGVLFVLFVLLLVQVAIEHSWSFKKSILSFISSLVPFGTFYADARWFRNSI; encoded by the coding sequence ATGGTTTCTTCCCTGTTAAAATCACCCCTCGGCCGCCTGCGCATTGTTGCTTTCCTGGAAGGTATCTCCTACCTCGTACTGCTGGGAATTGCAATGCCGCTGAAATACCTGGCCGGAATGCCGCAGGCTGTACGTGTAGTAGGCATGGCCCACGGCGTACTGTTTGTCTTATTTGTGCTCCTCCTGGTACAGGTTGCCATTGAGCACAGCTGGTCATTCAAAAAATCGATCCTGTCCTTCATTTCTTCACTGGTACCCTTCGGCACTTTTTACGCTGATGCCCGCTGGTTCAGAAATTCTATTTAA
- a CDS encoding DUF5916 domain-containing protein translates to MRSVFTLTILCFFLVLQSLAQKPNENYQYHIHGATSEVTVDGVPDDLAWSNAETAKDFFMITPMDTSFARALTDVKMCYDRQNLYILVVNYKPVKGSIIVESLKRDFSFGKNDNFLLFMDTFDDKTNGFSFGANAAGAPWDGQQGDGGTVDLSWDNKWVSSVRNDDDKWVWEAAIPFKSIRYKPGITRWGINFSRQDLTISEKSAWAPVPRQFPSASLAYTGVLVWDVPPPNPGPNISVIPYAATRLTKDYANDRPNKYKPAIGGDVKIGLTPSLNLDLTVNPDFSQVDVDVQQTNLDRFELFFPERRQFFLENADLFANFGYATIRPFFSRRIGLGVPIEFGARMSGKINKNWRIGVLDVQTSSQDSISPRNNYAVFALQRQVLARSNIRFLFVNRDAINYSPEKYAQTNKYNRNIGAEFNLASAKNLWTGKVLLLKSFTPGKSSDDFTHAADLKFNRANFFWQWQHEYVGKNYNAEVGYVPNAVRMGYYKISPNIGYLFFVKSKRIISHGPKLVSNVYWDKKFDLSDREFILSYNLNFINRATIAVWGSSNYVRLLRPFDPTNLGSFTLATGTEHNWKATGFDIVSGPQNRLTYAASGILGGYYQHGRRNNLRAELGYRVQPYVAITMAGNYNDIRLPEPWNRTQLWLVGPRVDVTFTNTLFFTTFMQYNNQADNINLNARLQWRYKPASDLFIVYTDNYLPENFRVKNRAVVLKFTYWWNL, encoded by the coding sequence GTGCGATCCGTTTTTACCTTAACAATCCTGTGCTTTTTTCTTGTACTGCAAAGCTTAGCCCAGAAACCCAATGAAAACTACCAGTACCACATTCACGGCGCCACTTCCGAGGTGACCGTCGACGGAGTACCCGACGACCTTGCATGGAGCAATGCCGAAACTGCGAAGGATTTTTTCATGATCACGCCCATGGATACCAGCTTCGCACGGGCGCTCACCGACGTGAAAATGTGCTATGACAGGCAAAACCTGTACATCCTGGTCGTCAACTACAAGCCGGTGAAGGGATCCATTATCGTGGAGTCTTTGAAAAGGGATTTTTCATTTGGGAAAAATGATAACTTCCTGCTCTTCATGGACACCTTCGACGACAAAACCAATGGTTTTTCGTTCGGGGCCAATGCAGCGGGTGCTCCCTGGGATGGGCAGCAGGGCGACGGTGGTACCGTGGACCTGAGCTGGGACAACAAGTGGGTGAGCTCCGTCAGGAATGATGACGACAAATGGGTATGGGAAGCTGCAATTCCGTTTAAAAGCATCCGGTACAAGCCCGGTATTACACGCTGGGGCATCAATTTTAGCCGCCAGGACCTTACTATTTCTGAAAAATCGGCCTGGGCACCTGTGCCGCGGCAGTTTCCCTCTGCGTCGCTGGCCTACACCGGCGTGCTGGTGTGGGACGTGCCGCCTCCTAATCCGGGCCCCAACATTTCCGTTATTCCCTATGCGGCTACCCGCTTAACCAAGGATTACGCCAACGATCGTCCCAATAAATACAAGCCTGCCATTGGCGGGGATGTCAAAATAGGACTTACTCCTTCCCTTAATCTGGACTTGACGGTTAACCCCGACTTTTCACAGGTTGATGTGGATGTGCAGCAAACCAACCTGGACCGCTTTGAACTCTTTTTCCCGGAGCGGCGGCAGTTCTTCCTGGAAAACGCCGACCTTTTCGCCAATTTCGGGTACGCTACCATTCGTCCTTTTTTCTCCCGGAGGATAGGTTTGGGAGTTCCCATCGAGTTCGGTGCGCGCATGAGCGGCAAGATCAACAAGAACTGGCGCATCGGGGTACTCGACGTGCAAACTTCGTCACAGGACAGTATTTCGCCCCGCAACAATTATGCGGTATTTGCGCTGCAAAGGCAGGTACTTGCCCGCTCCAACATTCGCTTTCTTTTTGTTAACCGGGATGCGATCAACTACTCTCCCGAGAAATATGCGCAGACCAACAAGTACAACCGTAACATAGGTGCGGAGTTCAACCTCGCGAGTGCTAAAAACCTCTGGACAGGAAAGGTACTTTTGCTCAAATCGTTTACGCCCGGCAAATCGTCAGACGACTTCACCCACGCAGCGGACCTGAAATTCAATCGTGCCAACTTCTTCTGGCAGTGGCAGCATGAGTATGTAGGCAAAAACTACAATGCAGAAGTGGGCTATGTGCCCAATGCGGTGCGGATGGGTTATTACAAAATCAGTCCCAACATCGGCTACCTGTTTTTTGTAAAATCAAAAAGGATTATCAGTCACGGGCCCAAGCTGGTCAGTAATGTATACTGGGATAAGAAGTTCGACCTGAGTGACCGTGAATTTATTCTTTCCTACAACCTCAACTTTATCAACCGCGCCACTATAGCCGTGTGGGGATCGAGCAATTATGTACGGCTCCTGCGTCCGTTTGACCCTACCAACCTGGGCAGCTTCACGCTCGCAACCGGTACCGAGCACAACTGGAAGGCAACCGGATTTGACATTGTGTCAGGTCCTCAAAACAGACTTACCTACGCAGCATCGGGCATTTTGGGCGGCTATTACCAGCATGGGCGGCGCAATAACCTGCGGGCTGAGCTTGGCTACCGCGTGCAGCCTTATGTAGCCATTACGATGGCCGGTAACTATAACGACATCAGGCTGCCGGAACCCTGGAACAGGACGCAGCTGTGGCTGGTAGGTCCCCGGGTAGATGTTACATTTACGAATACCCTGTTTTTCACCACCTTCATGCAGTACAACAACCAGGCTGATAACATTAACCTGAATGCCCGTCTGCAATGGCGCTACAAGCCTGCGTCCGACCTTTTTATTGTTTACACAGACAATTACCTGCCTGAGAATTTCAGGGTTAAAAACCGGGCGGTAGTGCTCAAATTCACCTACTGGTGGAATCTCTGA
- a CDS encoding leucine-rich repeat domain-containing protein encodes MKCFLTLILAFSSAVLFAQPVVMSRIKADSLGLPKKQLSDYATRTGVMLETPFSVQARMKSAVQSALSLDRMTDLNLWCSIYLNAEGRVDYVLYEFMPVAGEGSMKPAPGADSLGRVLEAKLPAFLNEVISSRNAGSKSIYRTFSDVQAFPSGVKKDSTVFGLASALAAQDTLKVSKLHLSRSLLTEVPDVIYRFPNLQMLMLDDNDLKSASINMKRLPKLRHIDLSRNVLDSKEIRISKNTSLKWLNLQKNGMHDIPAAVQRCKSLQTLWLGYNPADHLSNKSFRKLKKLRDLNLYRADITVLPKGIKKLRNLEVLDLYYNKLESLPASIVNLKKLTHLAISHNQLKELPERIDKLASVHTLYAHHNRLSKLPPSIVNMQNLKILDLGFNWFTTFPSELTSFVRLSELDLSSNNFPEFPEQLLKIQNLGKLYLRGNPFLQKDSEDKYSRQLGQLKSRHIEVFY; translated from the coding sequence ATGAAATGCTTTCTTACCCTGATCCTGGCATTTTCCAGCGCCGTCCTCTTTGCGCAGCCGGTTGTGATGAGCCGCATAAAAGCAGATTCCCTCGGTCTTCCCAAAAAACAACTTTCTGATTATGCCACGCGTACAGGCGTCATGCTCGAAACGCCATTCAGTGTGCAGGCGCGCATGAAAAGTGCCGTACAGTCTGCTTTGTCCCTCGATCGCATGACTGATCTGAATCTCTGGTGCAGCATTTACCTGAATGCCGAAGGCAGAGTTGACTATGTTTTGTACGAATTTATGCCGGTTGCCGGTGAGGGTAGCATGAAGCCGGCACCCGGCGCAGATTCACTCGGCCGGGTATTGGAAGCGAAGCTGCCGGCTTTTCTTAATGAGGTGATCTCCTCCCGGAATGCCGGTTCCAAATCCATATACCGCACATTTTCAGATGTACAGGCATTTCCCTCCGGTGTAAAAAAAGACAGCACTGTGTTTGGACTTGCCAGTGCGCTGGCTGCCCAGGATACATTAAAGGTTAGTAAGCTGCATTTATCGAGAAGCTTGCTGACCGAGGTTCCGGATGTAATTTACCGCTTCCCCAACCTTCAAATGCTGATGCTGGATGACAATGACCTGAAATCGGCTAGTATCAATATGAAGCGCCTGCCGAAGTTGCGGCACATTGATCTGAGCCGGAATGTGCTGGATTCCAAAGAGATTCGCATTTCAAAAAACACATCCCTGAAATGGCTGAACCTGCAAAAGAACGGAATGCACGACATTCCGGCCGCGGTACAGCGTTGCAAGTCATTGCAAACGCTTTGGCTTGGATATAACCCGGCAGACCATCTTTCCAACAAGAGTTTCAGAAAGTTGAAAAAGCTGCGGGACCTCAACCTGTACCGGGCAGACATCACCGTTCTGCCCAAAGGGATTAAAAAGCTGCGGAATCTGGAAGTGCTGGATTTGTATTACAACAAGCTGGAATCGCTGCCGGCAAGTATTGTAAATTTGAAAAAGCTGACGCATCTGGCCATTTCACACAACCAGCTGAAGGAGCTGCCGGAGCGCATTGACAAGCTTGCCAGCGTGCACACGCTCTATGCGCACCACAATCGCCTGAGTAAGCTGCCACCCAGCATTGTGAACATGCAAAATCTGAAAATCCTGGATCTTGGGTTTAACTGGTTCACTACTTTTCCCTCCGAGCTGACGTCCTTTGTGCGTCTTAGCGAGCTGGACTTGTCTTCCAACAATTTTCCTGAATTTCCTGAGCAACTCTTAAAAATTCAGAACCTCGGCAAGCTGTACCTTCGCGGCAACCCATTTTTGCAAAAAGATTCCGAGGACAAGTACAGCCGCCAGCTCGGCCAGCTTAAAAGCCGCCACATTGAAGTCTTTTACTAA
- a CDS encoding polyprenyl synthetase family protein, translating to MALSIKEIQIPIADEMKAFEHKFRQFMKSDVMLLDQIMNYIVRRKGKQLRPMFVFLSAGVCGQIQESTYRGGALIELLHTATLVHDDVVDDSNYRRGFFSVNALWKNKIAVLVGDYLLSRGLLLSVDNEDFELLKIVSTAVRELSEGELLQIEKARRLDINEEVYYQIIRQKTASLIASCCAVGASSVKASTDDVKRMHAFGEKVGMAFQIKDDLFDYGEDEIGKPLGIDIKEKKMTLPLIYALNHSAWLEKRRIINIIRNESHKPKKVNEVIAYVKESGGLRYAQEVMQRYVEEARTILYEFADSPYRQSLEQLVQYTIERSK from the coding sequence ATGGCCCTTTCGATCAAGGAAATCCAAATTCCTATTGCAGATGAAATGAAGGCTTTCGAGCACAAGTTTCGTCAGTTCATGAAAAGCGATGTAATGCTCCTGGATCAGATCATGAACTATATCGTGCGACGAAAAGGCAAGCAGCTACGGCCCATGTTCGTGTTTCTTTCGGCGGGTGTATGCGGGCAAATCCAGGAATCAACCTATCGGGGAGGTGCATTGATCGAGCTCCTGCATACCGCCACACTCGTTCATGATGACGTGGTGGACGACTCCAATTACCGCCGCGGTTTTTTTTCGGTCAATGCATTATGGAAAAACAAGATAGCCGTACTGGTAGGTGACTACCTGCTTTCCCGCGGACTTTTGCTTAGTGTTGACAATGAGGATTTTGAGTTGCTTAAAATTGTGTCTACAGCCGTGCGGGAACTGAGTGAGGGAGAGCTTCTGCAAATAGAAAAAGCCCGTCGCCTCGATATCAACGAAGAAGTTTATTATCAGATCATCCGTCAGAAAACCGCCTCCCTGATCGCTTCCTGCTGTGCGGTGGGAGCATCTTCCGTGAAAGCCAGCACCGACGATGTAAAGCGTATGCATGCATTCGGTGAAAAGGTGGGAATGGCCTTCCAGATCAAAGACGACCTTTTTGACTACGGTGAAGACGAAATCGGCAAGCCGCTGGGCATTGACATTAAGGAAAAAAAGATGACCCTACCCCTCATTTATGCACTTAATCATTCAGCCTGGCTGGAAAAACGCAGGATCATTAACATTATCCGCAACGAAAGCCACAAGCCCAAGAAAGTGAATGAAGTGATTGCATACGTAAAAGAATCGGGTGGGCTGCGCTATGCTCAGGAAGTAATGCAGCGCTATGTCGAAGAAGCCCGTACCATCCTGTACGAATTTGCAGATTCGCCCTACCGGCAGTCGCTGGAACAACTTGTTCAATATACGATCGAACGTAGCAAATAA
- a CDS encoding glycerophosphodiester phosphodiesterase family protein — protein MTKNLKTTLLAMMLPALCFAQDCDFTKPGALQAFLKPGQRNAPLIMAHQGGTEDGFPGNSMATFERTYAKVPCVLLEFDVRMTADSLLIISHDDELSGKTNGKGLLSKTKWKTASRLKLKDAFGAITEFPIPTLQHVLAWSRDKNLVLIVDKKPETDIRRTIEMLRATENLAKSVLICYSLDEAKTAHRLAPDLMLAVGFNSRDHIDAVAKSGLPAERLVALTPRDLQDSPFYDKIHEMNIVASLGTNGNIDTLRTDVSKPMYQKLWESRGPDIICTDNPVFVNSLFVKKE, from the coding sequence ATGACCAAAAACCTAAAAACCACCCTCCTCGCCATGATGCTGCCGGCTTTGTGCTTCGCGCAGGATTGTGATTTTACAAAGCCGGGCGCGCTGCAGGCCTTCCTCAAACCCGGTCAGCGCAACGCACCCCTGATTATGGCACATCAGGGTGGTACCGAAGACGGCTTTCCCGGAAACAGCATGGCAACGTTTGAGCGTACCTATGCCAAGGTACCCTGTGTATTGCTGGAATTTGATGTAAGAATGACCGCAGACAGCCTCCTTATCATATCGCACGACGACGAGCTGTCGGGCAAAACGAACGGGAAGGGCCTGCTGAGCAAAACGAAATGGAAAACAGCAAGCAGGCTCAAACTCAAAGATGCTTTCGGGGCTATTACCGAGTTTCCCATCCCTACCCTGCAGCATGTGCTGGCTTGGAGCAGGGATAAAAATCTGGTTCTGATTGTGGACAAAAAGCCTGAGACCGACATCCGGCGCACGATTGAAATGTTGAGAGCGACGGAAAACCTGGCCAAGTCTGTGCTGATCTGCTACTCCCTGGACGAGGCAAAAACAGCTCACCGGCTTGCCCCTGACCTGATGCTTGCAGTAGGCTTCAACTCCCGAGACCATATTGATGCGGTAGCCAAGTCGGGCCTGCCGGCTGAGCGCCTTGTCGCACTCACGCCGAGAGACCTGCAGGACAGCCCGTTTTATGACAAAATTCATGAAATGAACATTGTGGCCTCGCTGGGAACAAACGGGAACATAGATACCCTGAGGACCGATGTTTCAAAGCCTATGTATCAGAAGCTATGGGAAAGTCGCGGGCCGGACATCATTTGTACCGACAATCCGGTTTTTGTAAACAGCTTGTTTGTCAAAAAAGAATAA